One genomic window of Clostridium taeniosporum includes the following:
- the trpS gene encoding tryptophan--tRNA ligase: protein MSENIIESKKVIFSGIQPSGDLTLGNYLGALKNWVKLQDEFETYYCVVDLHAITVRQKPADLRRRTLELLSIYLAAGIDPNKNTLFIQSHVPAHTEASWILTCNSYMGELGRMTQYKDKSQKYGDSIGAGLFNYPVLMAADILLYNTDLVPVGIDQKQHLELARDIATRFNNTYSDTFKIPDPYIPKAGAKIMSLQDPIKKMSKSDENPNGFILIMDPPDVIRRKINKSVTDSLGIVNYTDDQPGVKNLLNILGTIKEVEPSSLVENYNGKGYSELKNDVADAVIEELLPIQEKVNELLKDKKKLEEIYSEGAKKASYIANKILRKMQKKVGFIPKAF, encoded by the coding sequence ATGTCAGAAAACATAATTGAAAGTAAAAAAGTAATATTTAGTGGTATTCAACCTTCTGGTGATTTAACTTTAGGGAATTACCTTGGTGCCTTAAAGAATTGGGTAAAGTTACAAGATGAATTTGAAACTTATTATTGTGTAGTTGATTTACATGCTATAACAGTACGTCAAAAACCTGCTGATTTAAGAAGAAGAACTTTAGAATTATTATCTATTTATCTTGCTGCAGGGATAGATCCAAATAAAAATACATTATTTATACAATCACATGTACCAGCTCATACTGAAGCTTCATGGATACTTACTTGTAATTCTTATATGGGTGAGCTTGGTAGAATGACTCAATATAAAGATAAATCTCAAAAGTATGGCGATTCAATAGGTGCTGGTTTATTTAATTACCCAGTATTAATGGCTGCTGACATACTTTTATACAATACAGATTTAGTTCCTGTTGGCATTGATCAAAAACAACATTTAGAATTAGCAAGAGATATTGCTACGAGATTTAATAATACTTATAGTGATACTTTTAAAATTCCTGATCCATATATCCCAAAAGCTGGTGCTAAAATAATGAGTCTTCAAGATCCAATAAAGAAAATGTCTAAATCAGATGAAAATCCTAATGGATTTATTTTGATTATGGATCCACCAGATGTTATTAGAAGAAAAATTAATAAATCCGTAACAGATAGTCTTGGAATTGTAAACTATACCGATGATCAACCTGGAGTTAAAAACCTATTAAATATATTAGGTACTATAAAAGAGGTTGAACCGTCATCACTAGTTGAAAACTATAATGGAAAAGGTTATTCTGAACTAAAAAATGATGTGGCTGATGCTGTAATTGAAGAGTTATTACCAATACAAGAAAAAGTTAACGAATTATTAAAAGATAAGAAAAAACTTGAAGAAATTTATTCAGAAGGTGCTAAAAAAGCCTCTTATATTGCTAATAAAATTTTAAGAAAAATGCAAAAGAAGGTTGGATTTATTCCTAAAGCATTTTAA
- a CDS encoding methyl-accepting chemotaxis protein: protein MRNKKVQYKDKTSFLKFKTLKSKLISIMIAVAVIPIFVLGITSILEFSISSDKDFKKSGVSLGQAVDETINTKVNSIETMLNYIITRHNFDNSDIDNNALYEDLKLFKNGNNDIENAYYYSENTKKFVIYPDVDIEEGDYTKKEWYLKAKEANGDFAFTDVFVDMATKQYVATISKAIIENGKVKGALCIDFKLSSLADSIANIKYGNNGDLAIIDKSGTILANTNKELIGNSDITKKQEWDYILNSDNGFTKVSENNKNYSVSFTTSHLTGWKMLLKMPELELKKSQESYKVILCITAVLLLVFVIILGRTFAIRLSNNINKIKKVINKASKGDFTDNINISTGDELEELGKRFNKMLQNISYLIGKVDTSIKSVNNTSTNLASISEIVSLSIGEVSQTIGEISKGSTESAQNIESLSINMEDVSSEINLIDSATKNISLSAVDTNNLSQKGLTMIETVIEKSNKTKISTMDVSKVVSSVVESVKSIALMNEAIAKITEQTNLLALNAAIEAARAGEAGRGFAVVADEIRKLAEQTADSAKEIDTIIKEVASNVEIASLEVEETNKAVENQEESVLKAQDIFNNIINSVNSLTNKIEEISFAVHEVTNKKNNIVSQIGSLSAITEETAAGAQQVAASTEEVSESSNEFVKYANELNQLSDELKAEIKQFNLK from the coding sequence ATGAGGAATAAAAAGGTACAATATAAAGACAAAACTTCATTTTTAAAATTTAAAACTCTTAAGAGCAAACTTATATCAATTATGATAGCAGTTGCAGTTATTCCAATATTTGTATTAGGGATAACATCTATATTAGAATTTTCAATTTCAAGTGATAAAGACTTTAAAAAAAGTGGAGTGAGCTTAGGGCAAGCAGTAGATGAAACTATAAATACAAAAGTTAATAGTATTGAAACAATGTTAAATTATATCATTACTAGGCATAATTTTGATAATAGCGATATTGATAATAATGCATTATATGAAGATTTAAAATTATTTAAAAATGGAAATAATGATATTGAAAATGCATATTACTATAGTGAAAATACTAAAAAATTTGTTATATATCCCGATGTAGATATTGAGGAGGGGGATTATACAAAAAAAGAATGGTATTTAAAAGCTAAAGAAGCAAATGGTGATTTTGCATTTACAGATGTTTTTGTAGATATGGCAACAAAACAGTATGTAGCAACAATTTCTAAAGCAATTATAGAAAATGGTAAAGTAAAAGGTGCTTTGTGTATAGATTTTAAATTGTCAAGTCTTGCAGATTCTATAGCAAATATTAAATATGGAAATAATGGAGATTTAGCAATTATAGATAAGAGTGGTACTATATTAGCAAATACAAATAAAGAGTTAATAGGAAATTCTGACATAACTAAAAAACAAGAATGGGATTACATATTGAATTCAGATAATGGTTTTACTAAGGTTAGTGAAAATAATAAAAATTATAGTGTAAGTTTTACAACTTCACATCTAACAGGGTGGAAAATGTTACTTAAAATGCCTGAACTTGAACTTAAGAAATCACAAGAAAGTTATAAAGTGATTTTATGTATAACAGCAGTTTTATTATTAGTATTTGTAATAATTTTAGGAAGAACTTTTGCTATTAGATTATCTAATAATATTAATAAAATTAAAAAGGTAATTAATAAAGCATCAAAAGGGGATTTTACAGATAATATTAATATTTCAACAGGAGATGAGCTTGAAGAATTAGGAAAAAGGTTTAATAAAATGTTACAAAATATTTCTTATTTAATTGGAAAGGTTGATACATCCATTAAATCTGTAAATAATACATCAACTAATTTGGCTAGCATTAGTGAAATAGTATCATTATCTATTGGAGAGGTATCTCAAACAATAGGAGAGATATCTAAAGGAAGTACTGAATCAGCACAAAACATTGAATCATTATCAATTAATATGGAAGATGTATCAAGTGAAATAAATTTAATTGATAGTGCTACAAAGAATATAAGTTTATCAGCAGTAGATACTAATAACTTAAGCCAAAAGGGTCTTACTATGATTGAAACAGTTATTGAAAAGTCTAATAAAACTAAAATAAGTACTATGGATGTTAGTAAAGTGGTTTCTAGTGTTGTAGAAAGTGTTAAAAGTATAGCACTTATGAATGAAGCTATAGCAAAAATAACAGAACAAACTAATCTTCTTGCATTAAATGCTGCTATAGAAGCTGCAAGAGCTGGAGAAGCAGGAAGAGGATTTGCAGTAGTTGCAGACGAAATAAGAAAACTAGCAGAACAAACGGCAGATTCAGCTAAAGAAATTGATACAATAATAAAAGAAGTGGCTAGTAATGTAGAAATAGCATCATTAGAAGTTGAAGAAACTAATAAAGCTGTAGAAAATCAAGAAGAATCTGTATTAAAAGCACAAGATATATTTAATAATATAATAAATTCAGTAAATAGTTTAACTAATAAGATCGAAGAAATTAGTTTTGCTGTTCATGAAGTAACAAATAAGAAAAATAATATTGTGAGTCAAATAGGAAGTTTATCAGCAATAACAGAAGAAACTGCTGCTGGTGCACAACAAGTTGCAGCTTCTACTGAAGAAGTTTCTGAATCTTCAAATGAATTTGTTAAATATGCTAATGAATTGAATCAATTATCTGATGAATTAAAAGCGGAAATAAAACAGTTTAATCTCAAATAG
- a CDS encoding methyl-accepting chemotaxis protein: MKKYNKINFKSSISSNVFIMMILVSIIPIVVLGFSSVSQFSKSSNSEFEKNSKTLMQAIEQNVENKFDTIYTAMNYLSKNNAFDDSEQSKNNLSWDFRTLKEGNSDVEYVYYYSEKNKDFVMYPNESMENDDYTTREWYKKARNANGEIVLTDVYQDIITKNYVVTISKAIIINGNFAGVLCVDFNLNNFADAINKIKYGENGLLSVVDKNGVVIAHSNKDIIGSSNITKNSGWNKISSEESGIVDLYLNNTDYTTSFVTSKVTGWKVLIQSPKIEINKLKNQYMLTLTITGILLLIAVIILGILFSKKISINIKKLKFGIKKIADGDFTENIDISSGDELEELAKDLNDMQNNISNLIKNVNNSVQSVNDTSLGLANMSEEVSLTINQVATTIDEISNGNMESAENLQDLSQNLDGVSEEINTINDAVQNINKLAIDTDVLSKEGLEMIRVIMDKSAQTKTSTLDVSSVVTVVSDNVKNIALMNEAIAKITEQTNLLALNAAIEAARAGEAGKGFAVVAEEIRKLAEQTAVSAKEIDSIIKDVASNVNKAVDEVSKTNNAVNSQEQSVLNAETIFNNIISAINNLTSRVEEVATGVNEVTSKKDNVVTQVQNLSAIGEETAASAEEVSASAQEVSVSTNKFVNYANGLKGLSSTLSDEIEQFKLK; the protein is encoded by the coding sequence ATGAAGAAGTATAATAAAATAAACTTCAAATCAAGTATATCTAGTAATGTATTTATTATGATGATTCTTGTATCTATTATTCCAATTGTAGTTTTAGGATTTAGCTCAGTTTCTCAATTTTCTAAATCTAGTAATTCAGAGTTTGAAAAAAATTCGAAAACTCTAATGCAGGCTATAGAGCAAAATGTAGAAAATAAATTTGATACTATATATACTGCAATGAATTATCTATCAAAAAATAATGCTTTTGATGATAGTGAACAATCAAAAAATAATCTATCATGGGATTTTAGAACTCTTAAAGAAGGAAATTCTGATGTAGAATATGTTTATTATTATAGTGAAAAAAATAAAGATTTTGTTATGTATCCAAATGAGAGCATGGAAAATGATGATTATACAACTAGAGAATGGTATAAGAAAGCAAGAAATGCAAATGGTGAGATTGTATTAACAGATGTATATCAAGATATAATTACCAAAAATTATGTTGTTACTATTTCTAAAGCTATAATTATCAATGGTAATTTTGCTGGAGTTTTATGTGTAGATTTTAATTTAAATAATTTTGCTGATGCCATAAATAAAATTAAATACGGAGAAAATGGTCTATTATCTGTAGTTGATAAAAATGGTGTAGTAATTGCACATTCTAATAAAGATATAATAGGTAGTTCTAATATAACTAAAAATTCTGGGTGGAACAAAATAAGTAGTGAAGAAAGTGGAATTGTTGATTTATACTTAAATAATACTGATTATACTACTAGCTTTGTTACTTCAAAAGTTACTGGATGGAAGGTATTAATACAATCTCCTAAAATAGAAATAAATAAATTAAAAAATCAATATATGTTAACTTTAACTATAACGGGTATTTTGTTACTTATAGCTGTAATTATATTAGGAATACTTTTTTCAAAGAAAATATCAATAAATATTAAAAAACTTAAATTTGGTATTAAAAAAATTGCAGATGGTGATTTTACAGAAAACATAGATATTTCATCTGGTGATGAATTAGAAGAATTGGCTAAAGATTTAAATGATATGCAAAATAATATATCTAATTTAATTAAAAATGTTAATAACTCAGTTCAAAGTGTTAATGATACATCTTTGGGACTAGCTAATATGAGTGAAGAAGTTTCTTTGACAATTAATCAAGTAGCGACTACAATTGATGAAATATCAAATGGAAATATGGAATCAGCTGAAAATCTTCAAGATTTATCACAAAATTTAGATGGTGTATCTGAAGAAATAAATACTATAAATGATGCGGTACAAAATATAAATAAGTTAGCTATAGATACTGATGTTTTAAGTAAAGAGGGTCTTGAGATGATAAGAGTTATAATGGATAAATCAGCTCAAACTAAGACAAGCACTTTAGATGTTAGTAGTGTTGTTACTGTGGTTTCAGATAATGTAAAAAATATAGCATTAATGAATGAAGCTATAGCTAAAATAACAGAGCAAACTAATCTTCTTGCATTAAATGCTGCTATAGAAGCCGCAAGAGCAGGGGAAGCAGGAAAAGGATTTGCAGTAGTTGCAGAAGAAATAAGAAAACTAGCAGAACAAACAGCTGTATCAGCTAAAGAAATTGATTCTATAATAAAAGATGTTGCATCAAATGTTAATAAAGCAGTAGATGAAGTTAGTAAAACTAATAATGCTGTTAATAGTCAAGAACAATCTGTATTAAATGCAGAAACAATATTTAATAATATAATATCAGCCATAAATAATTTAACAAGTAGAGTTGAGGAAGTTGCTACAGGAGTTAATGAAGTTACTTCAAAGAAAGATAATGTTGTTACTCAAGTTCAAAACTTATCAGCTATAGGTGAAGAAACAGCAGCATCTGCAGAGGAAGTATCTGCATCAGCTCAAGAAGTTTCAGTATCTACGAATAAATTTGTAAATTATGCAAATGGACTAAAAGGATTATCAAGTACTTTAAGTGATGAAATAGAGCAATTTAAATTAAAGTAA
- the galU gene encoding UTP--glucose-1-phosphate uridylyltransferase GalU, whose translation MKVKKAIIPAAGLGTRFLPATKAQPKEMLPLVDKPTIQYIIEEAVASGIEEILIITGRNKKCIEDHFDKSIELEFELEKSGKEELLELVRNISDMVDIHYIRQKEPKGLGHAIHCAKTFVGNEPFAVLLGDDVVDSKEPCLKQLINCFSEYNTTILGVQTVPEENVSKYGIVDGIHIEDRVYKVKDLVEKPSVEEAPSNVAILGRYIITPEIFNILENTKPGKGGEIQLTDALKTLISREAMYAYNFEGRRYDVGDKLGFLQATVEFALKREELREPFIQYLKSNSWETK comes from the coding sequence ATGAAAGTAAAAAAAGCCATTATACCAGCTGCTGGACTTGGAACAAGATTTTTACCAGCTACGAAGGCACAACCTAAGGAAATGTTACCTTTAGTTGATAAACCAACAATTCAATACATAATTGAAGAGGCAGTTGCATCAGGTATTGAAGAAATACTTATTATAACAGGAAGAAATAAAAAGTGTATAGAGGATCATTTTGATAAATCTATAGAATTAGAATTTGAATTAGAAAAATCAGGAAAAGAAGAACTTTTAGAATTAGTTAGAAATATTTCAGATATGGTTGATATACATTATATTAGACAAAAAGAACCTAAGGGGTTAGGTCATGCAATTCATTGTGCTAAGACATTTGTAGGTAATGAACCTTTTGCTGTTTTATTAGGTGATGACGTTGTTGATAGTAAGGAACCTTGTTTAAAACAATTAATAAATTGCTTTAGTGAATATAATACTACTATTTTAGGTGTTCAAACTGTACCAGAAGAAAACGTATCAAAATATGGAATAGTTGATGGTATTCATATAGAAGATAGAGTTTATAAAGTAAAGGATTTAGTTGAAAAACCATCAGTAGAAGAAGCTCCTAGTAATGTGGCTATTTTAGGAAGGTATATAATAACTCCAGAAATATTTAATATATTAGAAAATACGAAGCCAGGAAAAGGTGGAGAAATTCAATTAACTGATGCATTAAAAACTTTGATTAGTAGAGAAGCAATGTATGCGTATAATTTTGAAGGAAGAAGATATGATGTTGGGGATAAACTAGGTTTTCTACAAGCAACAGTAGAGTTTGCATTAAAGAGAGAAGAGTTAAGAGAACCATTTATACAATATTTAAAGAGTAATTCATGGGAGACTAAATAA
- the brnQ gene encoding branched-chain amino acid transport system II carrier protein, translating into MKKNTKDVIIIGFALFAMFFGAGNLIFPPFLGHMVGDQYILGIIGFVCTGVGLPLLAIITTTKGDGTFETMASKIGPKFAVIFATILFIAIGPMLAIPRTAATTYELTINPLVPRLTPLISMIIYFGINLIFVLKRSTIIDTIGKYLTPILIIILTFIVIKGIISPIGHVVSTDATSVLSSSFIEGYQTMDALAALLFASVITNTLKAKNYSNKEILPMTIKSSGVAIIGLAFIYGGLMFLGAQTSAVEISDLSKTGLLLLISNNVLGNIGTTIIGIAIGVACLTTSIGLLTAGSSFFEKVSNGKLPYKINAVIISLISIMIGSLGVDKIVKISGPILNILYPVTITLIVTTLLDKYITNIKAVRLAIYTSLVFGILEIIPSIDLKFIPLARLGFAWILPVLISLLIGYIIFPLRNQDVSSLV; encoded by the coding sequence ATGAAGAAAAACACAAAAGATGTAATTATAATAGGCTTTGCTTTATTTGCTATGTTTTTTGGTGCTGGTAATTTAATATTCCCGCCATTTTTAGGTCACATGGTTGGTGATCAATATATTTTAGGTATTATTGGATTTGTATGCACCGGAGTTGGATTACCTCTTCTTGCTATTATAACTACAACAAAAGGTGATGGTACATTTGAAACAATGGCTTCTAAAATAGGTCCAAAATTTGCTGTAATATTTGCTACAATATTATTTATAGCAATAGGTCCAATGCTTGCAATTCCTAGAACTGCAGCAACTACATATGAATTAACTATAAATCCTTTAGTGCCTAGATTAACGCCTCTGATTTCAATGATAATATACTTTGGAATAAATTTAATTTTTGTACTAAAAAGATCTACTATAATTGATACTATTGGTAAATATCTTACCCCCATTTTAATAATTATACTAACATTTATAGTTATTAAAGGAATAATTTCACCTATTGGACATGTTGTTTCTACTGATGCAACTTCTGTACTATCTTCTTCTTTTATAGAAGGATATCAAACAATGGATGCACTAGCTGCATTATTATTTGCTTCAGTTATAACAAATACACTTAAAGCAAAAAATTATTCAAATAAAGAAATACTTCCTATGACAATAAAATCAAGTGGAGTTGCTATAATTGGGTTAGCATTTATTTACGGTGGTCTAATGTTTTTAGGTGCTCAAACAAGTGCAGTTGAAATTTCAGATTTATCCAAAACTGGACTGCTATTATTAATTTCAAATAATGTATTAGGAAACATAGGAACTACTATAATAGGAATTGCTATTGGTGTTGCTTGTTTAACAACATCTATAGGATTATTAACTGCTGGTTCTTCATTTTTTGAAAAAGTATCTAATGGAAAATTACCATATAAAATAAATGCAGTTATAATTTCATTAATAAGTATTATGATTGGTTCCCTTGGAGTTGATAAAATAGTTAAAATATCTGGTCCTATTTTAAACATTTTATACCCAGTAACAATAACTTTAATAGTAACTACATTATTAGATAAATACATAACAAATATAAAAGCTGTTAGACTAGCTATTTATACTTCATTAGTATTCGGTATATTAGAAATAATACCAAGCATTGATTTAAAATTCATTCCTCTTGCAAGATTAGGATTTGCATGGATTTTACCAGTATTAATATCCCTACTAATAGGATATATTATATTTCCTTTAAGAAATCAAGATGTGAGTTCTCTAGTATAA
- a CDS encoding Gfo/Idh/MocA family protein, whose protein sequence is MKKLKFAIIGCGRISYKHVEALSKNFEEAELVATCDVILEKAEAKKAEYIEKCKVQENTVHTYSDYKEMVEKEDIDVVTIATESGYHAEIAIYCMKKGINALIEKPMAMSIEDANEMIKVAEENNVKLSVCHQNRFNKPIRKLREAIEQNKFGRLVNGTARILWNRNMGYYEQAPWRGTWALDGGTLMNQCIHNIDLLQWMMGGEIERVYAECDTYLRDIEAEDFGAIIIRFKNGSIGIVEGSACVYPKNLEETLSIFGETGAVCIGGLANNELETWRFDGENEEAVKQEVNVKIDNVYGEGHTPLFKDVIDAINNDRKPLIAGEDGIKAMSIILAAYKSRKTGMPIQFPLENFSTLDMKDEFKGRK, encoded by the coding sequence ATGAAAAAGTTAAAATTTGCGATTATAGGTTGTGGAAGAATTTCTTATAAACATGTTGAAGCTTTATCAAAGAACTTTGAAGAAGCAGAATTAGTTGCAACATGTGATGTTATTTTAGAAAAAGCAGAAGCTAAAAAAGCTGAATACATAGAAAAATGTAAAGTTCAAGAAAATACAGTTCATACATATTCAGATTATAAAGAAATGGTAGAAAAAGAAGATATAGATGTTGTTACAATAGCTACTGAAAGTGGATATCACGCTGAAATAGCTATTTATTGTATGAAGAAAGGAATAAATGCATTAATTGAAAAACCAATGGCTATGTCTATTGAAGACGCTAATGAAATGATTAAAGTAGCAGAAGAGAATAATGTTAAATTATCAGTTTGCCATCAAAATAGATTTAATAAACCAATTAGAAAATTAAGAGAAGCAATTGAACAAAATAAATTTGGTAGATTAGTTAATGGTACAGCAAGAATTCTTTGGAACAGAAATATGGGATATTATGAACAAGCACCTTGGAGAGGAACTTGGGCATTAGATGGTGGAACATTAATGAATCAATGTATACATAATATTGACTTACTTCAATGGATGATGGGTGGAGAAATCGAAAGAGTATATGCTGAATGTGATACTTATTTAAGAGATATTGAAGCAGAAGACTTTGGTGCAATAATTATAAGATTTAAAAATGGATCAATTGGTATAGTTGAGGGTTCAGCTTGTGTTTATCCAAAAAATTTAGAAGAAACATTAAGTATATTTGGAGAAACAGGAGCCGTTTGTATAGGTGGACTTGCAAATAATGAACTTGAAACTTGGAGATTTGACGGTGAAAATGAAGAAGCTGTTAAACAAGAAGTTAATGTTAAGATAGATAATGTATATGGTGAAGGACACACACCATTATTTAAAGATGTAATAGATGCTATAAATAATGATAGAAAGCCTTTAATAGCTGGCGAAGATGGAATAAAGGCTATGTCTATAATTCTTGCAGCATATAAATCAAGGAAAACTGGTATGCCAATACAATTTCCATTAGAAAACTTTAGTACTTTAGATATGAAAGATGAATTTAAAGGAAGAAAATAA
- a CDS encoding sugar transferase, whose amino-acid sequence MNSFNKAVKRVFDFICSTLGIIILSPVFIIISIMIKLGSDGPVFFKQIRVGEGGKDFEILKFRTMVVNAEKLGKQITVGNDNRITKIGSFLRKYKLDELPQLINVFKGDMSLVGPRPEVPRYVDLYNEQQRRVLDVKPGITDLASIRYKDENALLGKAKNPEEFYINTIMPDKLELNLEYIKNSNVFFDVYIIVKTILKCL is encoded by the coding sequence ATGAATAGTTTTAACAAGGCAGTAAAAAGAGTATTTGATTTTATATGCTCTACCTTAGGAATAATAATTTTAAGCCCTGTGTTTATTATAATATCTATTATGATAAAGCTTGGATCAGATGGGCCAGTATTTTTTAAACAGATAAGGGTTGGAGAAGGCGGAAAAGATTTTGAAATATTAAAGTTTAGAACTATGGTAGTTAATGCTGAAAAATTGGGAAAACAGATAACTGTGGGAAATGATAATAGAATTACTAAAATAGGTTCATTTCTAAGAAAATATAAATTAGATGAATTACCGCAATTAATAAATGTCTTTAAAGGAGATATGAGTTTAGTGGGACCTAGGCCAGAAGTACCAAGGTATGTTGATTTATATAATGAACAACAAAGAAGAGTACTAGATGTAAAGCCAGGAATAACCGATTTGGCATCTATAAGATACAAAGATGAAAATGCTTTGCTTGGAAAAGCTAAAAATCCAGAAGAATTCTACATAAATACAATTATGCCTGATAAATTAGAGTTAAATTTAGAATATATAAAAAACAGTAATGTGTTTTTTGATGTTTATATAATAGTAAAAACTATTTTAAAATGTCTATAA
- a CDS encoding glycosyltransferase family 4 protein has translation MNILLINHYAGSDYHGMEFRPYYMAREWKNMGHDVTILGADFSHLRKNNPKITKDFEEEVIDGITYVWVKTPEYSGNGIGRIKNISTFMYKLRMNYKKIADKYKPDAVIASSTYPLDIYPANRIAKRCDAKLCFEIHDLWPLSPMEIGGFSEKNPAIVMLQRAEDFAFKNSDVIVSILPNADKHIKERGFSTDKFVYVPNGIIPGEKKNPPTEKTIERLKELKKEGYFLVGYTGNHSPANVLDTLIDAAKKTTDEKVKYVLVGKGNVKNELINYAKSNDVKNVEFLDPVLKDNMDNVLQLLDICYIGLKKQNLFNYGVSPNKLFDYMMSARPVIYAIEASNDPVKDSKCGITVPAENPDAVVEAVLKIKSLSDDEKKQMGQNGNDYVLSNHTYHGLAVKFLNSLKK, from the coding sequence ATGAATATCTTACTTATAAATCATTATGCAGGATCTGATTATCATGGAATGGAATTTAGACCATATTATATGGCTAGAGAGTGGAAAAACATGGGACACGATGTTACGATATTAGGTGCTGATTTTTCACATTTAAGAAAAAATAATCCTAAGATTACAAAGGATTTTGAAGAAGAAGTAATAGATGGAATTACATATGTATGGGTTAAAACCCCTGAATATAGTGGAAATGGAATTGGAAGAATAAAGAACATATCAACTTTTATGTATAAATTAAGAATGAATTATAAAAAGATTGCAGATAAGTATAAGCCAGATGCTGTGATAGCATCTTCAACATATCCTTTAGATATATATCCAGCTAATAGAATAGCTAAAAGATGTGATGCAAAACTTTGTTTTGAAATACATGATTTATGGCCACTTAGTCCTATGGAAATAGGAGGATTTTCTGAAAAAAATCCAGCTATAGTAATGCTTCAAAGAGCAGAAGATTTTGCTTTTAAAAATTCAGATGTTATTGTATCAATTCTACCTAATGCAGATAAACATATAAAAGAAAGAGGATTTTCAACTGATAAGTTTGTATATGTTCCAAATGGAATAATACCTGGTGAAAAGAAAAATCCACCAACGGAGAAAACAATTGAAAGACTTAAGGAATTAAAAAAAGAAGGCTATTTCTTAGTGGGTTATACAGGTAATCATTCACCAGCTAATGTGTTAGATACATTAATAGATGCAGCAAAGAAAACTACTGATGAAAAAGTTAAATATGTTTTAGTTGGAAAAGGAAATGTTAAGAATGAATTAATAAATTATGCAAAATCTAATGATGTAAAAAATGTAGAGTTTTTAGATCCAGTATTAAAAGATAATATGGATAATGTATTACAATTATTAGATATTTGCTATATAGGATTAAAGAAACAAAATTTATTTAATTATGGAGTAAGTCCAAATAAATTATTTGACTATATGATGTCAGCAAGACCAGTAATTTATGCAATAGAAGCATCCAATGATCCAGTTAAAGATTCTAAGTGTGGTATAACAGTACCAGCAGAAAATCCTGATGCAGTAGTAGAAGCAGTTTTAAAGATAAAATCATTAAGTGATGATGAAAAGAAGCAAATGGGTCAAAATGGAAATGACTATGTATTAAGTAACCATACATATCATGGATTAGCAGTAAAATTTTTAAATTCGTTAAAAAAATAA